A portion of the Achromobacter sp. MFA1 R4 genome contains these proteins:
- a CDS encoding cytochrome bc complex cytochrome b subunit, whose translation MAGEKTVETTGLLGWLDRRFPVTSTWKAHLSEYYAPKNFNFWYFFGSLALLVLVLQIVTGIFLVMHYKPDAERAFQSVEYIMREVPWGWLVRYMHSTGASMFFVVVYLHMLRGLLYGSYRKPRELVWIFGVAIFLCLMAEAFFGYLLPWGQMSYWGAQVIVNLFAAIPFIGPELSIWIRGDYVVSDATLNRFFAFHVIAIPLVLIGLVAAHLVALHEVGSNNPDGIEIKQGPKDKYGRPKDGIPFHPFYSVHDLVGVAGFLLVFAAIVFFAPEMGGYFLEFNNFIPADSLKTPPHIAPVWYFTPFYSMLRATTDEFTWVLAGAAVLGAIVLFAKSNLKGFLRVAVPGILIVVAVLLRVIDAKFWGVVAMGGTVVILFFLPWLDHSPVKSIRYRPTWHKWIYGIFMVNFLVLGYIGTQPPSPPLNLTSQIGTLLYLAFFFLMPVWSRLGTFKQVPDRVTFHAH comes from the coding sequence ATGGCTGGCGAGAAAACCGTCGAGACGACAGGCCTGTTGGGCTGGCTGGACCGGCGCTTTCCGGTGACCTCCACCTGGAAAGCCCACCTGTCCGAGTACTACGCACCCAAGAATTTCAACTTCTGGTATTTCTTTGGCTCGCTGGCGCTACTGGTGCTGGTGCTGCAGATCGTGACCGGCATCTTCCTGGTCATGCACTACAAGCCGGACGCCGAGCGCGCGTTCCAATCGGTCGAATACATCATGCGCGAGGTCCCGTGGGGCTGGCTGGTGCGCTACATGCACTCGACCGGCGCGTCCATGTTCTTCGTCGTCGTGTACCTGCACATGCTGCGCGGCCTGCTTTACGGTTCCTACCGCAAGCCGCGCGAACTGGTGTGGATCTTCGGCGTGGCGATCTTCCTCTGTCTGATGGCCGAAGCGTTCTTCGGCTACCTGCTTCCCTGGGGCCAGATGTCGTACTGGGGCGCCCAGGTGATCGTGAACCTGTTCGCGGCCATCCCGTTCATCGGCCCTGAACTGTCGATCTGGATCCGCGGCGACTACGTCGTGTCCGACGCCACCCTGAACCGCTTCTTCGCCTTCCACGTCATCGCCATTCCGCTGGTGCTGATCGGCCTGGTGGCGGCGCACCTGGTGGCGCTGCACGAAGTCGGCTCGAACAACCCGGACGGCATCGAGATCAAGCAGGGCCCCAAGGACAAGTATGGCCGCCCCAAAGACGGCATCCCGTTCCATCCTTTCTACTCGGTGCATGACCTGGTGGGCGTGGCGGGCTTCCTGCTGGTGTTCGCGGCCATCGTGTTCTTCGCGCCGGAAATGGGCGGCTACTTCCTGGAGTTCAACAACTTCATTCCCGCCGACTCGCTGAAGACGCCTCCGCACATCGCGCCGGTCTGGTACTTCACGCCGTTCTACTCGATGCTGCGCGCCACCACCGACGAATTCACCTGGGTGCTGGCGGGCGCGGCGGTGCTGGGCGCCATCGTGCTGTTCGCCAAGAGCAACCTCAAGGGCTTCCTGCGCGTCGCCGTCCCCGGCATCCTGATCGTCGTCGCCGTGCTGCTGCGCGTCATCGACGCCAAGTTCTGGGGCGTGGTGGCCATGGGCGGCACGGTCGTGATCCTGTTCTTCCTGCCCTGGCTCGACCATTCGCCGGTCAAGTCGATCCGCTACCGCCCCACGTGGCACAAGTGGATCTACGGCATCTTCATGGTCAACTTCCTGGTGCTCGGCTACATCGGTACGCAGCCGCCCAGTCCGCCGTTGAACCTGACCTCGCAGATCGGCACGCTGCTGTACCTGGCCTTCTTCTTCCTGATGCCGGTATGGAGCCGCCTGGGCACCTTCAAGCAAGTGCCCGACCGCGTCACGTTCCACGCCCACTGA
- a CDS encoding cytochrome c1, with amino-acid sequence MIKKLIGAVALMLTCTATFAAGGGFPLDKAPYRVNDMASLQNGAKLFVNYCLNCHSASSMRYNKLKDIGLTDQQIKESLLFTGDKIGDMMHVAMTPKDAKAWFGTTPPDLSVIARAKSVNAGPSGSDYLYTYLRTFYRDTSRATGWNNLVFPSVGMPHALWQEQGPRELTTVAMHEVEGKNGAPKTWERVTTVYDSQGFATVKAEPVANYHGHATFDAKFKAANPAQTATYDNDVADLTAFMSWMAEPVQTLRVRIGVGVMLFLLLFFFVTWRLNASYWKHVR; translated from the coding sequence ATGATCAAGAAGCTGATTGGTGCCGTGGCCTTGATGCTCACGTGTACCGCTACATTTGCCGCCGGAGGCGGATTCCCGCTGGACAAGGCGCCTTACCGCGTCAACGACATGGCATCGCTGCAAAACGGCGCCAAGCTGTTCGTCAACTACTGCCTGAACTGCCATAGCGCATCCTCGATGCGCTACAACAAGCTCAAGGACATCGGGCTGACCGACCAGCAAATCAAGGAAAGCCTGCTGTTCACGGGCGACAAGATCGGCGACATGATGCACGTCGCCATGACGCCCAAGGACGCCAAGGCCTGGTTCGGCACGACGCCGCCGGACCTGTCCGTGATCGCCCGCGCCAAGTCCGTGAACGCCGGTCCCTCGGGCTCGGACTACCTGTACACGTACCTGCGCACCTTTTATCGCGACACCTCGCGCGCCACGGGCTGGAACAACCTGGTTTTCCCGTCCGTCGGCATGCCCCACGCCCTCTGGCAGGAACAAGGTCCGCGCGAGCTGACCACCGTCGCCATGCACGAGGTCGAAGGCAAGAACGGCGCCCCCAAAACCTGGGAACGCGTCACGACGGTGTACGATTCGCAAGGTTTTGCCACGGTCAAGGCCGAACCGGTAGCCAACTACCACGGCCATGCCACCTTCGATGCCAAATTCAAGGCCGCCAACCCGGCCCAAACCGCAACATACGACAACGACGTCGCTGACCTGACCGCATTCATGTCCTGGATGGCTGAACCCGTCCAGACACTGCGTGTCCGCATCGGCGTCGGCGTCATGTTGTTCCTGCTCCTGTTCTTCTTTGTAACGTGGCGCTTGAACGCCTCGTACTGGAAACACGTGCGCTAA
- a CDS encoding glutathione S-transferase N-terminal domain-containing protein: MMVLYSGTTCPFSQRCRFVLFEKGMDFEIRDIDLYNKPEDISVMNPYGQVPILVERDLVLYESNIINEYIDERFPHPQLMPADPVMRARTRLFLYNFEKELFVHVSTLEDRSAKPDEKKLANARQNIRDRLAQLAPMLLKNKYMLGEEFSMLDVAVAPLLWRLDHYGIELPKNAAPLQKYAERIFSRPAYIEALTPSEKVMRR; encoded by the coding sequence ATGATGGTGCTCTATTCCGGAACCACGTGTCCGTTTTCGCAACGCTGCCGCTTCGTGTTGTTCGAAAAGGGTATGGATTTCGAGATCCGCGACATCGACCTGTACAACAAGCCCGAAGACATCTCGGTGATGAACCCGTACGGTCAAGTGCCCATTCTGGTCGAACGCGACCTGGTGCTGTACGAGTCGAACATCATCAACGAGTACATCGACGAACGCTTCCCGCACCCGCAGCTCATGCCCGCCGACCCGGTCATGCGCGCCCGCACGCGCCTGTTCCTCTACAACTTCGAGAAGGAACTCTTCGTCCACGTCTCGACGCTGGAAGACCGCAGCGCCAAGCCGGACGAAAAGAAGCTCGCCAACGCCCGCCAGAACATCCGTGACCGCCTGGCCCAGCTGGCGCCCATGCTGCTCAAGAACAAGTACATGCTGGGCGAGGAATTCTCCATGCTCGACGTGGCCGTCGCCCCGCTGCTCTGGCGCCTGGACCACTACGGCATCGAACTGCCCAAGAATGCGGCCCCGCTGCAAAAGTACGCCGAACGCATCTTCTCGCGCCCGGCCTACATCGAAGCGCTGACGCCTTCGGAAAAAGTGATGCGTCGTTGA